The region GCGCGTTTTACGGCTATTATATCTCGGTGTTCGGCAGAGCTGCCGCAGGCGGACATTTGATGGAGCAAGAACTGTTGACCTCGCCCGACATCGATTTTCTGTGCGCGCCGGGCGCTTACAACAAGAGCTGCCGCGAACCGGGCGGACCGGGATTATCGCGCGGGCTGATCGAATCGGTCACTGCTCACGGCAAGTTATGGCTCGACGAGATGGACCAGCCGACCGCGGACGGAACGGTGCTCGGCGGAATGTATGTCTTCGATAAGCCGACCAGCATCCAAAACAACCGCAAGTGCGTGATGCAGTCGATTCTGCGCGGCGCGGGGCTTTGGTATTACGATTTCGGCTATCTGTTTTCCGCCGGCTGGTGGGAAGAACCCGAATACCGCACCGACATCGTGAAACTCAAGGCGCTGGCGGACAGACAGTTTCATCAGCCGCACACAGCGCCCGCCGACGTGTTGCTGGTGTTTGACACCAAGGTCTTTTTGCAGACCGCGACTTCGTCCAAAAACGACCCGATCACCGATGAAATCTCGGTCAATATCACACCGGTGGCCGCTTACAAGAGCGGCGCGGCGGTCGAGACCTGTTATCTTTCCGACCTGTTTTATATGCCGCTCGACAAATACAAAGCGATTGTGTTTTGCAACTGCTTCTATATGACTGAGCGGCAGCGCCGGAAAGTGCGCGAAACAGCCGGAAAGAACGGGCGCAATCTCATCTGGCTGACCGCGCCTGCCTGCACCGACGGCGAGCGGCTGAGTGTCGATTTTGTCAGCGAGATCACGGGGATTCAGATATCGGAGCACTCCTGCGTTCTGCTGCCGGAAATCACGCTTGATCATACGATCGGCGGCACACTCGGCGGTCTGATTCCCGGGGTCAAATTCAATCCCAATTCACCCGAACAAAAGAGCCCCGAAATCACACAGACGCTGTTTTCACCGGACGACCCCGATGCGGTCTGTCTCGGAAAATACAATGCCGACGGAACATGCGCCGCAGCCAAAAAGGAGCAAAAAGACCACACCGACTGGTTTTTCGCGCTGCCGCCGACCGAGCCGTCCCAGCTGCGCAAGCTGTTCGCAGCCTGCGGCTGCCATATTTATAACGGGAATGACGACGCCACTCTCGCGGGAGCCGGACTGATTATGATTCAAAGCCGCGACGGCGGCGAACGCGAAATCATTCTGAAAAACAAAAAGCCGGTCAAGTTCACCCTCGAACCGTCGCAGACGGTTTTCCTGGACGAGCGGACCGGGGAGATTTTGCTATAATAATCGTCTACGCGGCGGGTTTGAGTTTATAGATCGACCAAAAAACGCCCGAATCGGAAGTGACCGCCGCAAGCCAAATTTCGTCATCCATAAGCAAGATCTGATACCGCTCGCTGACCGGATAACAGGCGCGGTGGGTATATCCGCTGATATCCACGGCATCTCCGGTAATAAGAAATTTAAATCTCGCGTCCCAAGTATTGATATCGACCGGCTGAACCGTCCGGATACCGACCTCGATTTTCTTGCTTTCGTTTGGGTAACGAAGATTTACGATCTGAAAAGCATCGGCGCTGACGATATACTCTTCGCCGGTACCCTCAAACGGATAATAAGAGCTGATCGGGGTCATATAGAGGCACTTGTCAAATTCGTATGTACCGTTTTGAAGGGTCGGCACTTTATGATATTGATTGACCGCCGTTCGGATGTCCTCCGCGAATTTCACCGTGACGCCGGAATCATACACCGCCGGCGCGTAAGGGTCGGCCTCGAACCGGACAATGCTGTCTTTGACGAATTTGCCGATTTCGTCGCTTCCGAGTTCATCCGGAACCGATATTTTTCGGGACTTGATAAATTCGAGACAATCGCTTTCCGGGAGTTCCGAGAGCTTTACGATCCCGTCGAACCGGTCCGCGGAAATCACTTCCTCCTTCGGAAGCGATGCGAGAATGATCGCCGCGGCACCGGCAAGCACAAGCGTGCAGATTACCCAATAAATCCATCTTTTCCGATTCTTCGGCATGACTGTCCCCTCCTTGTCTCTTCTGCTTCTATGAACGTATCATACAGAATATACCTTTCCATGTCAAGAACGCGGACGCCGTCATCATGCATCCGCGTTCTTGCCGGAGTTGGAATGATTCGCCTCAAATTCAATTAATTGATAGCGGCGATGACTTCAATCGGATTGACGGACAGGCCGTCTTTTGTTAAACTGAAGTGGAGATGGGGCTTGTCCGCGGCTTCGGCCTGCGCGGTCGTTCCGATGGAACCGATGACCTGCCCGACTTCGACGACACTGTCCACTTTCACGGTCGGTTTGGTGCCGAGGCCGCAATACTTGCTGACGTATCCGTTTTCGTGGGTGATGACGATCGTGGTCCCCCAAAGCATGTCTGAAGTGATTGCGGTTACTGTGCCGGCTGCCATCGCGCGTACGGGAGTCCCGGCCTCACCGGCGATGTCTACCGCATTGTGCACCCGCCAGTCCGAAAAAGTCGGCGAATACACCGGAAGCCCTGCGGAATATTCCCGGATGATTTCGCCGCTCGCCGGCATGATGAACAAAAATTCCTCCGCAGTCCCGGTGTCTTCCGACTCAGCCGCTGCAGCCGCTGAAGCGTTCGCCGCCGCGGCGTCTTCCGAAGTTTGATTCGCCGGCACCGTGGCCTGGCTGCTCTGGTTGGCGGTGGGTCCGAAAAGCTCGCTGGACAAACCGCTCTCAAAGGTGATGCCGCCGGTCTGTGAAGCTGCTTCGCTCGTCACCGCGGAGGAAGTGCCCTGAACCTCTCCTCCGACTCTGTTTTTATAAACCGAAGTGATGAACCAGGCTGCCAGCACGACCAGCGCAATGCAGAGACCGATGACTTTGTAAAACCCCTTGCCTGTGATGTAGGCGATAAATTTACTCTCCTTTTTCTTGTTTTGATCGTCCTTTTCCATGGATAAACCATCCTTTCTGATCAAATCGACCGATCCGGTCTTGCTAAGTCCGATGTGCGGTCCGCAGGATTTATAGTTATTTTTTTCTATCTGCGGCTTTTTATGCACTTTCTTGAAAAACTTGTAACGATTCGACGTTTTCCTGTCTCTTATGAACGTGAAGCGGAGGGATTATAATGGCCGATGACCCCAACACACACAAACAGGCGCTTTTCACACAGTATTATGCCCGGTTTTATACCGAATTTTACCGTTACGCCTTCTATTTTATGGGAAACGCCGAGGACGCGGAAGACGCCGTGTCTGAGGCCATTACCCTGGCGTACGCAAAATTCGAAAGCCTGCGCGACCGCGACAAGTTCAAATTCTGGTTTATTAAAATCCTGCAGAACGCCTGCAAAAGCCGTCTGAGAGAGCGCTCGGCAACCGTCATTCCGTTATATAACGAAGAAGACGAACCGATCGACATTCCGGACAAAAGCGCGGTGGACCCCGAAACCAGAACCGCGCTCCGCCAGATGCTCGACCGCCTGAAGCCCGATGACAAAAACATCGTTTTGCTGTCGGTTCAGGGCGGATACTCTTCCGACGAGATCGCTTCGATGCTCGGTATGACCGCCGGAAACGTGCGCGTACGGCTCCACAGAGCCCTGGGCGCACTCCGAAACGGCCTGGCCGCAATTTAGAGCGGCTTTCGGCTTTGCACTCCGAAAAGGGAAGTTTGAAAAACTGATTTTTCAAACCTAAGTTTGGCTCTTAAGCCGAACATCCCTACCTTAACTTGAAGGATGGATATGAATATGAAAAATGAACTTCCGAATGAAAATGAAATCGATCGGCTGAAGAAACGGTTTCAGGAAATTTTCAACGATCCGGCGGCCGAAAAGGTCCCCGATTCGCTGCTGCCGAAAAACATCGGAAAACTTCTTGAAAAAGCCGGACAAAACAAAGAAAAAGTCGTCCGATTCCCCGTTCGGCGCTTTGCCTCAATCGCCGCCGCATTCCTGCTGGTCGCGGCCGCGTTCCTCATCCTGCCGAACCTGCCCGGAGCCGAAAATATTTTTACGCCCGACAAGGCAGCCGCGCCGATCAGCATGGCACAAAATGAAAACGCCGGACAGACCACGGACACAACCCCTGTCAGCATACCGGCAGCCATTACCGCCTCCAAAGACACCGCCGGGAAAGATTACAGCGCCGTCAAAAAGGTTTTTGAGACCTATGCCGAAAAACAGAAAAACGGCAGCTACGGATATGCCCTCGGCGGCGATATGAAAACCGCCGGGGCCGTCACGGAAGGCGCGGGATCAACCGCGGCGGCGCCTCAGGCGCCCGCAGCCGTCAATTCAAACGACGCAGGCAAGACCGGCCAGAGGGATTATTCTGCGACCAACGTTCAGGTCGAAGGCGTCGACGAGGCCGACATCATCAAGACCGACGGCGAATATCTCTACTTCGTCGTCAATCGCTATTACAGCAACTGCACCGTTT is a window of Oscillospiraceae bacterium DNA encoding:
- a CDS encoding sigma-70 family RNA polymerase sigma factor — protein: MADDPNTHKQALFTQYYARFYTEFYRYAFYFMGNAEDAEDAVSEAITLAYAKFESLRDRDKFKFWFIKILQNACKSRLRERSATVIPLYNEEDEPIDIPDKSAVDPETRTALRQMLDRLKPDDKNIVLLSVQGGYSSDEIASMLGMTAGNVRVRLHRALGALRNGLAAI
- a CDS encoding M23 family metallopeptidase yields the protein MEKDDQNKKKESKFIAYITGKGFYKVIGLCIALVVLAAWFITSVYKNRVGGEVQGTSSAVTSEAASQTGGITFESGLSSELFGPTANQSSQATVPANQTSEDAAAANASAAAAAESEDTGTAEEFLFIMPASGEIIREYSAGLPVYSPTFSDWRVHNAVDIAGEAGTPVRAMAAGTVTAITSDMLWGTTIVITHENGYVSKYCGLGTKPTVKVDSVVEVGQVIGSIGTTAQAEAADKPHLHFSLTKDGLSVNPIEVIAAIN